One genomic segment of Chitinophagales bacterium includes these proteins:
- a CDS encoding cytochrome C biogenesis protein: MKTTFFTLICLLAFSLYSCTNAPKQENETEIVVEEDNADEIQILDPVKWDYSSEKLADNQYKITFNANIDEHWYVYSNNIEDDGPIPTTINYDENEIIDQVENVEESGVVEKDGYDELFDMDIKKFGTGATFSQVFTTKGTGTVTGYLEYMTCDSIQCLFPDPIEFTIEVE; encoded by the coding sequence ATGAAAACCACTTTTTTTACCTTGATATGTTTATTAGCATTTAGCTTATATTCTTGCACTAATGCACCAAAACAAGAGAACGAAACCGAAATAGTTGTAGAAGAAGACAATGCAGACGAAATACAAATATTAGATCCTGTAAAATGGGATTATTCATCAGAAAAATTAGCAGACAATCAATACAAAATTACTTTTAATGCCAATATTGATGAACATTGGTATGTTTATTCTAACAATATAGAAGATGATGGACCGATACCTACTACTATTAATTATGATGAAAATGAAATAATAGACCAAGTAGAAAATGTAGAAGAAAGCGGTGTGGTAGAAAAAGATGGTTATGACGAGCTTTTTGATATGGATATTAAAAAATTTGGTACAGGAGCTACTTTCTCTCAAGTTTTTACTACAAAAGGAACAGGAACGGTAACCGGATATTTAGAATATATGACTTGCGATTCTATACAATGTTTATTTCCGGACCCTATTGAGTTTACTATAGAAGTAGAATAA
- a CDS encoding ABC transporter permease, which translates to MSNLDNNKEEIEVTTNETVVEQAKHEDQSYWAIVKRQFKKNRVAVWSLRFMILIAMIALLADFLANEKPLMCKYEGNTYFPVFREYIVDFGGSWPKELSSIVDWKTTKFDYAIWAPVPYGQSETDFANANYVSPLAKQNVKSLRWWHWLGTDEIGRDVMSGMIHGTRIAMMVGVVSMSIASLIGIFMGAMAGYFGDEKLKASLSSIILFIVSLPLAFFYGFQVRSYTISDAFSNSILSALGQIIIGLVIFFIIIAVGQLLAKLIDKILKAKPAINVPIDIIVSRVIEILLSVPSLLLIMSIVAIAKPSIMLVMVIIGATSWTGIARFTRGELLRVRSLEYIEAAQSLGYSEWRTIFRHAIPNSLAPVLIAIAFGVAGAILTESFLSFLGIGVEAEVQTWGKLLSLARKNFSAWWLALAPGFAIFITVTIYNLMGEGLTDALDPRLKQ; encoded by the coding sequence ATGAGTAACTTGGATAATAATAAAGAAGAAATTGAAGTTACAACGAATGAAACTGTTGTAGAACAAGCAAAACACGAAGACCAAAGCTATTGGGCAATAGTGAAACGTCAGTTTAAAAAGAACAGAGTGGCCGTTTGGTCGCTTCGTTTTATGATTTTAATTGCTATGATTGCTTTACTTGCCGATTTTTTAGCTAACGAAAAACCCTTAATGTGCAAGTATGAGGGAAATACTTATTTTCCTGTATTTAGAGAATATATCGTTGATTTTGGCGGTTCGTGGCCTAAAGAATTAAGTAGTATTGTAGATTGGAAAACCACAAAATTTGACTATGCAATATGGGCTCCTGTTCCCTACGGGCAAAGTGAAACAGATTTTGCTAATGCCAATTATGTAAGTCCTTTGGCTAAACAAAATGTAAAAAGCCTACGCTGGTGGCATTGGCTTGGCACAGACGAAATAGGCAGAGATGTAATGAGCGGCATGATACACGGAACACGAATTGCTATGATGGTAGGTGTGGTTTCTATGAGTATAGCTTCATTAATAGGTATTTTTATGGGTGCCATGGCAGGATACTTTGGCGATGAAAAACTTAAAGCTTCGCTTTCAAGTATTATTTTGTTTATTGTAAGTTTACCCTTAGCGTTTTTCTATGGTTTTCAAGTAAGGTCTTACACGATTAGCGATGCTTTTAGCAATTCCATTTTAAGTGCCTTAGGACAAATTATTATTGGACTTGTAATTTTCTTTATCATTATAGCCGTAGGTCAGTTGTTGGCTAAATTGATAGATAAAATATTAAAAGCTAAACCTGCTATAAATGTTCCTATTGATATAATTGTTTCAAGAGTAATAGAAATTTTATTATCTGTACCAAGTTTGCTTTTAATTATGTCAATAGTTGCCATTGCTAAACCATCTATAATGCTGGTAATGGTAATAATAGGAGCTACTTCGTGGACGGGGATAGCCCGATTTACCAGAGGAGAATTACTGCGAGTAAGAAGTTTAGAATATATTGAAGCCGCTCAAAGTTTAGGATACAGCGAATGGCGTACTATTTTTAGACATGCTATTCCTAACTCATTAGCTCCGGTATTAATTGCTATAGCTTTTGGTGTGGCTGGTGCTATTCTTACCGAGTCGTTTTTATCATTTTTAGGAATAGGTGTAGAAGCAGAAGTACAAACTTGGGGAAAATTATTGTCATTAGCACGTAAAAACTTTAGTGCATGGTGGTTAGCTTTAGCTCCCGGTTTTGCTATATTTATTACCGTAACTATATACAATTTAATGGGCGAAGGACTAACAGATGCCTTAGATCCAAGATTAAAACAATAA
- a CDS encoding ABC transporter permease, producing the protein MLSQAAPGDPVETRLQGGMQGQNAGMNEKQAGEEAYIAMSKKLGLDLPPFYFSITSQAMPKDLYNIYRKKERENLERLIDEYGNWSEIHPYYLSIKEFEKTLFKVERNDFTYENLKILKEGINNLLVSYEDVDVSHELSAMKEAINTVNTVQIDSVNSKQVNFFYGAPLAAFNTVESNYNAVKEKATPSKTKIPALKWIGTNNQYHVWLFGNAPWFKKSEDVSLKKGFIRGDFGESFLDGRPVSSIIKDALPITLGLNLIAVLISYTFSIFLGVYQSKRKDSTSDRIISIINFILYSLPSFWVATIFIVYFTTSEYGMDWFPTYGLFSNNLPEDAGFWETTKDLGAHIILPLICMVYGSFAYVSRQMRGSMLSVLRQDYIRTAVAKGLPDKTVTWKHAFRNSLIPIITMFAGFFPMMISGSVVLEVIFSIPGMGRVGFDAVMARNYPVLFTVLIFSAVLTMVGVLVADILYSVADPRISFTKKK; encoded by the coding sequence ATGCTAAGTCAGGCTGCTCCTGGCGACCCTGTAGAAACACGATTGCAAGGAGGTATGCAAGGTCAAAACGCAGGCATGAATGAAAAACAAGCCGGTGAAGAAGCTTATATAGCCATGAGTAAAAAATTGGGCTTAGACCTCCCTCCTTTTTACTTTTCTATCACTTCGCAGGCTATGCCTAAAGATTTGTATAATATTTACAGAAAAAAAGAAAGAGAAAATCTTGAAAGATTAATAGATGAATATGGAAACTGGAGTGAAATACATCCTTATTATCTTTCTATAAAAGAGTTTGAAAAAACACTTTTTAAGGTAGAAAGAAATGATTTCACTTATGAGAATTTAAAAATACTAAAAGAAGGAATCAACAACTTATTAGTAAGCTATGAAGATGTAGATGTTAGCCACGAGCTATCTGCTATGAAAGAAGCTATTAATACTGTTAATACCGTACAAATAGATAGTGTAAATTCTAAACAAGTTAATTTCTTTTATGGAGCCCCTTTAGCGGCATTTAATACCGTAGAAAGTAACTACAATGCTGTAAAAGAGAAAGCTACACCTTCTAAAACCAAAATTCCTGCTTTAAAATGGATAGGAACTAATAATCAATATCATGTGTGGCTGTTTGGAAATGCTCCTTGGTTTAAAAAATCGGAAGATGTAAGTTTGAAAAAAGGATTTATTAGAGGCGATTTTGGCGAATCTTTCTTAGACGGCAGACCTGTATCTTCTATTATTAAAGATGCTTTACCTATTACCTTAGGTTTAAATTTAATAGCCGTACTAATTTCTTATACTTTTTCAATATTTTTAGGTGTATATCAATCTAAAAGAAAAGATTCTACTTCCGATAGAATAATATCAATTATCAACTTTATACTATACTCCTTACCAAGTTTTTGGGTGGCTACTATATTTATAGTATATTTTACTACATCAGAATACGGCATGGACTGGTTTCCAACCTACGGTTTATTCTCTAATAATCTACCCGAAGATGCCGGATTTTGGGAAACAACTAAAGATTTAGGAGCACACATTATTTTGCCTTTAATTTGTATGGTTTATGGTTCTTTTGCTTATGTTTCTCGCCAAATGAGAGGAAGTATGCTAAGCGTTTTAAGACAAGATTATATAAGAACAGCTGTAGCCAAAGGTTTGCCGGATAAAACCGTAACATGGAAACACGCTTTTAGAAACTCATTAATACCTATTATTACCATGTTTGCGGGTTTTTTCCCAATGATGATAAGCGGTTCAGTAGTTTTAGAAGTAATATTTTCAATACCGGGAATGGGGCGTGTAGGTTTTGATGCTGTAATGGCAAGAAACTATCCTGTGCTGTTTACTGTATTAATATTTTCGGCAGTGTTAACAATGGTAGGTGTGCTGGTAGCAGATATTTTATATTCTGTAGCTGACCCACGTATTTCATTTACTAAAAAGAAGTAA